In Natrinema sp. SYSU A 869, the following proteins share a genomic window:
- a CDS encoding site-specific integrase, with the protein MSVIDTIQLGDYVGLRAFEIPQVKPKHVKRTDGGEHYRLRVPEGQDTTGNGGKPRDAYLPKDVEGDIHRYQNAEDIDSDEPLVDLTERGVRAVIKRTAERTADETGDDDYQYVSSHDLRRRYAQRLLVDKQVNPRVVMAVGGWDSFQAIEPYLNAPTADVVNKAFEDAGLA; encoded by the coding sequence ATTTCAGTCATTGACACCATCCAGTTGGGTGACTACGTTGGGCTTCGAGCGTTTGAAATTCCCCAAGTAAAGCCGAAACACGTCAAACGCACCGACGGCGGGGAGCACTATCGTCTTCGAGTTCCTGAAGGACAAGATACCACAGGCAACGGCGGAAAGCCTCGAGACGCCTATCTTCCGAAGGACGTGGAAGGTGACATCCACCGCTATCAGAACGCTGAAGATATCGATAGCGATGAGCCGCTGGTCGATCTCACTGAGCGTGGTGTGCGTGCAGTTATAAAGCGTACAGCAGAACGCACAGCCGACGAGACGGGTGATGACGACTATCAGTACGTAAGTTCTCACGATCTCCGACGCCGGTATGCACAGCGGCTTCTCGTTGATAAGCAGGTGAACCCTCGAGTTGTCATGGCGGTCGGTGGTTGGGATTCGTTCCAAGCAATCGAACCCTATCTGAACGCTCCAACTGCCGACGTAGTCAATAAGGCTTTCGAGGACGCTGGCCTAGCGTAA
- a CDS encoding ArdC-like ssDNA-binding domain-containing protein — MTTNDCSPVSFNDSDTRRDEMHSTMEAWVEDLVDEVDDAVSSEQFQEWLDVQSHFHDYSYRNTLLITRQCPNATRIAGYRTWQDEFDRHVKEGENAIWIWAPIIAKQCPECENSPSYHDRSDCEYDETAPEEWSKGLVGFRPAPVFDISQTEGEPLPGLETEASGDADGLLPVLLEVASSLNVDVEVVSPTEWTHGDAKGICQYRSPAEQPLIEVRNRENSAALAVTLVHEYAHARLHGDVDDETDRSKRELEAEGVGYIVGRYFGLDTSGSAFYLAAWEGDKPEAIFDRLERISSTAAEIVDVVDEVMEDE; from the coding sequence ATGACTACCAACGACTGTTCGCCGGTGTCCTTCAATGACTCGGACACCAGACGTGACGAGATGCACAGTACGATGGAAGCCTGGGTCGAAGACCTCGTCGACGAGGTTGACGACGCAGTCTCGAGTGAGCAGTTCCAAGAGTGGCTCGATGTCCAAAGTCACTTCCACGACTACTCCTACCGAAATACGCTGCTGATTACTCGCCAGTGTCCGAACGCGACTCGTATCGCCGGTTATCGGACGTGGCAAGACGAATTCGACCGGCATGTGAAGGAGGGCGAAAACGCGATCTGGATCTGGGCACCGATCATCGCCAAGCAGTGCCCCGAGTGTGAGAACTCGCCATCGTACCACGATCGAAGCGACTGCGAATACGACGAGACAGCACCCGAAGAGTGGTCAAAAGGGCTCGTGGGCTTCCGGCCAGCGCCCGTCTTCGATATTTCCCAAACTGAGGGAGAGCCACTGCCCGGACTCGAGACCGAAGCGAGTGGAGATGCCGACGGACTGCTCCCAGTGCTTCTCGAGGTGGCCTCATCACTCAACGTAGATGTAGAGGTCGTCTCCCCAACGGAGTGGACTCACGGCGACGCCAAAGGCATCTGTCAGTATCGCTCTCCTGCAGAGCAACCACTAATCGAGGTCCGAAATCGTGAGAACAGCGCAGCTCTCGCTGTGACGCTCGTCCACGAATACGCCCACGCACGCTTGCATGGTGACGTCGACGACGAGACTGACCGCTCGAAACGCGAACTCGAGGCCGAGGGAGTCGGCTATATCGTTGGGCGGTACTTCGGACTGGATACGAGCGGCTCGGCGTTCTATCTGGCCGCGTGGGAGGGCGACAAACCAGAGGCAATCTTCGACCGACTCGAACGGATCAGTTCGACAGCGGCAGAGATCGTTGATGTCGTCGACGAGGTGATGGAAGATGAGTGA
- a CDS encoding transcription initiation factor IIB family protein, translating to MATRDIDTTAFDEDVQTTATDCPDCGGSVRQTSHETICEDCGRILENNHLDRSPDWGRNDDGETQKRTGAPLTPTRHDRGLSTEIGYKQDGNGNTLSSTKRRRLNRLRREQSRAQWQSKADRNLAYGLSEVRRIVASLGLADSIRDQACALFRRAQSEHLCRGRSLESVAAASVYAIARCNGLGRSRAEVASSARCEQSRLTTAYDAMNVELELPTQPTSAADRIPRLATDLEVPDHVRRRALEFAQRARETGITIGCRPSGVAAGCLYLAAEQAGFCLSQHRIADIAGTSPNTLRSRRDELLEIDA from the coding sequence ATGGCAACGAGAGACATCGACACGACTGCGTTCGACGAAGACGTCCAGACGACTGCAACTGACTGTCCGGACTGTGGCGGTAGTGTTCGACAGACCAGCCACGAAACGATCTGTGAGGACTGTGGACGCATCCTCGAGAACAACCACTTGGACCGAAGTCCTGACTGGGGACGAAATGACGACGGAGAAACCCAGAAACGGACTGGCGCACCACTGACGCCGACACGCCACGATCGAGGTCTCTCTACCGAGATTGGCTACAAGCAGGATGGAAATGGAAACACCCTATCAAGCACGAAGCGAAGACGACTGAACCGACTGCGTCGCGAACAGTCCCGTGCACAGTGGCAATCGAAAGCAGACCGAAACCTCGCCTATGGACTCAGTGAAGTACGGCGGATCGTCGCGAGTCTCGGTCTCGCAGACAGTATCCGTGATCAGGCGTGTGCGCTCTTCCGACGTGCACAGTCCGAACACCTCTGTCGGGGCCGCTCGCTCGAATCAGTGGCCGCAGCCAGCGTCTACGCAATCGCTCGCTGTAACGGACTCGGACGATCCCGGGCAGAAGTTGCGTCCAGTGCCCGCTGTGAACAGAGTAGACTCACCACTGCCTACGACGCGATGAACGTCGAACTCGAGTTACCGACACAGCCGACTTCGGCAGCAGATCGCATTCCACGGCTTGCAACGGACCTCGAAGTCCCAGACCACGTGCGTCGACGAGCACTCGAGTTCGCACAGAGAGCGAGGGAAACTGGGATCACAATTGGCTGCCGGCCGAGTGGCGTCGCAGCGGGGTGTCTCTATCTCGCTGCTGAGCAAGCCGGGTTCTGTCTGTCACAGCATCGGATTGCCGACATTGCAGGAACATCACCAAACACACTTCGAAGCCGTCGAGACGAGTTACTCGAGATCGACGCCTAA
- a CDS encoding MBL fold metallo-hydrolase, translating to MTSDSDISVQLVRNATVLATINGTTFLVDPMFTPQGEMPTVTDNPAVPEFLTTENQRRNPLVPLPDVDLDYDAVAVTHRHTDHWDEAAKEELETDVPLFCQPEEAEAFTDEGFIDVRPVDDKATFDGITIHRTPGQHGHGELAEGMGPVSGFVFEGDETLYIAGDTIWYDPVEETLDRFDLDMVILNGGEAQFDQGKPITMGIEDISAVREATDATVTVVHMEAINHCLLSREELRAETEDVVVPEDGEQVSL from the coding sequence ATGACGAGTGACTCCGACATTAGTGTACAACTCGTACGAAACGCTACCGTCCTTGCGACAATCAACGGGACGACATTCCTCGTTGATCCGATGTTCACACCGCAAGGAGAGATGCCGACGGTGACAGATAACCCGGCAGTTCCCGAGTTCCTCACGACCGAGAATCAACGCCGGAATCCGCTCGTTCCGCTACCAGACGTTGATCTTGACTACGACGCAGTCGCTGTCACCCATCGTCACACCGACCATTGGGACGAGGCGGCGAAAGAGGAACTTGAGACGGACGTCCCGCTCTTTTGTCAGCCTGAAGAGGCCGAGGCGTTCACTGACGAAGGGTTCATCGACGTGCGACCTGTTGACGACAAGGCTACCTTCGATGGCATTACGATTCACCGGACGCCGGGCCAGCACGGACATGGCGAATTAGCCGAGGGGATGGGCCCGGTTTCCGGGTTTGTCTTCGAAGGTGACGAGACGCTGTACATTGCTGGCGATACAATCTGGTACGACCCGGTGGAAGAGACGCTGGACCGATTCGACCTCGATATGGTCATCCTCAACGGCGGCGAAGCGCAATTCGATCAGGGTAAACCCATCACGATGGGTATCGAGGACATCAGCGCCGTCCGTGAGGCCACTGACGCGACGGTCACGGTCGTTCATATGGAAGCGATCAATCACTGTCTGCTCTCGCGGGAGGAATTGCGAGCAGAGACCGAGGACGTGGTTGTACCCGAGGATGGGGAGCAGGTCTCCCTGTAA
- a CDS encoding helix-turn-helix domain-containing protein: MREVIFTVEYERGTDELMDLFIDNPDLHARSMEVHATSEAVWRIDKVVGPASVLNEYDDRLERIANDSNTTGMCGAPITEWQFEILSSNPESRKIYSLRREGDGPRSIPLVAAKHVGEGLIMRSERRGDQSRWHLLIDDSIGAMHDEIRNNLRDGLSLTVERLGEPPCLLEDSRVQTDLTPEQKSALEAALSHGYYEEPRQATVTEIADETDVPNSTFQYRLNRAEAWLAEQFAADSMTVDIDAALDPEDIEFIQ, encoded by the coding sequence ATGCGAGAGGTCATTTTCACCGTTGAGTACGAGAGGGGTACCGATGAGTTGATGGATCTCTTCATCGACAACCCGGACCTGCACGCCCGGTCAATGGAGGTGCACGCAACGAGCGAGGCGGTGTGGAGAATCGACAAAGTCGTCGGTCCGGCCTCCGTCCTTAACGAGTACGATGACCGCCTGGAGCGGATTGCCAATGATTCGAACACGACCGGAATGTGCGGCGCGCCTATCACCGAGTGGCAGTTTGAGATTCTCTCGTCGAATCCTGAATCACGGAAGATCTACTCGCTCCGCAGGGAAGGCGACGGCCCGCGGTCGATTCCCCTCGTCGCTGCAAAGCACGTCGGTGAAGGATTGATTATGCGGTCCGAACGCCGGGGTGACCAATCCCGCTGGCATTTACTCATCGATGATTCAATTGGAGCAATGCACGACGAAATTCGGAACAATCTCCGCGATGGGTTGTCGCTCACCGTTGAACGACTCGGGGAGCCACCGTGTCTTCTTGAAGATAGTCGGGTACAGACCGACCTCACACCTGAACAGAAGTCGGCGCTCGAAGCCGCACTGAGCCACGGCTACTACGAGGAACCACGACAGGCTACAGTCACCGAGATCGCGGACGAAACCGATGTACCGAATTCAACGTTCCAGTATCGATTGAACCGCGCTGAAGCATGGCTCGCAGAACAGTTCGCAGCTGATTCGATGACCGTCGATATTGACGCGGCGCTTGACCCCGAAGACATCGAGTTCATTCAGTAG
- a CDS encoding CopG family transcriptional regulator encodes MRTSFNIPDEVIEEFDRVWQEQDIDNRSRAVREAMLEYIESHSRLKETSGEIVALVAFDYRHHEVIQELHAVQHGYQDVILNTSHTHQGEWCLESLFCRGPAEQVRNLTYRLRDFDGVNRVKVMVIRDGEE; translated from the coding sequence ATGCGAACGAGTTTCAATATTCCAGACGAAGTAATAGAAGAGTTCGACCGAGTCTGGCAAGAGCAGGACATCGACAACAGGTCCCGAGCGGTTCGAGAAGCGATGCTGGAGTATATTGAGTCACACTCCCGCCTCAAAGAGACAAGCGGAGAGATCGTCGCGCTCGTCGCGTTCGATTATCGCCATCACGAAGTGATACAGGAACTACACGCAGTTCAACACGGGTACCAAGATGTTATCCTCAACACGAGTCATACGCACCAAGGTGAGTGGTGTCTCGAATCACTGTTTTGTCGGGGGCCAGCCGAGCAGGTACGTAACCTCACCTACCGACTCCGCGACTTTGACGGCGTAAATCGGGTCAAGGTAATGGTCATCCGGGACGGCGAGGAATGA
- a CDS encoding transcription initiation factor IIB family protein gives MATRDIYTTAFDEDVQTTATDCPDCGGRIRQTGRETICEDCGRILENNHLDRRPDWGRNDDGDSQKRTGAPLTPTRHDRGLSTEIGYKTDGNGNTLSSTKRRQLNRLRREQSRAQWQSKADRNLAYGLSEVRRIVASLGLADSIRDQACALFRRAQSEHLCRGRSLESVAAASVYAIARCNGLGRSRAEVASSARCDQERLTTAYDAMNVELELPTQPIAATDRIPRLATELEVPDHVRRLALELAQEARERGLTIGYRPSGVAAGCLYLAAQRVGLCLSQQRIADIAGTSQTRSAVGKTTYSRSIPESDHRNPDETLVTSSW, from the coding sequence ATGGCAACGAGAGACATCTATACGACGGCGTTCGACGAAGACGTCCAGACGACTGCAACTGACTGTCCGGACTGTGGCGGTCGTATTCGACAGACCGGTCGCGAAACGATCTGCGAGGACTGCGGACGTATCCTCGAGAATAACCACTTGGACCGAAGGCCTGACTGGGGACGAAATGACGACGGAGACTCTCAGAAACGGACCGGCGCACCACTGACGCCGACACGTCACGATCGAGGCCTGTCCACCGAAATTGGCTACAAGACGGATGGAAACGGAAACACGCTCTCGAGCACAAAGCGACGACAACTGAATCGACTGCGTCGCGAACAGTCCCGCGCACAGTGGCAGTCGAAAGCAGACCGGAACCTCGCCTATGGACTCAGTGAAGTGCGGCGGATCGTTGCGAGTCTCGGTCTCGCAGACAGTATCCGTGACCAAGCATGTGCGCTCTTCCGACGTGCACAGTCCGAACACCTCTGTCGGGGCCGCTCGCTCGAGTCAGTGGCCGCAGCCAGCGTCTACGCAATCGCTCGCTGTAACGGACTCGGACGATCCCGGGCAGAAGTTGCGTCCAGTGCCCGCTGTGACCAGGAGAGACTCACCACTGCCTACGACGCGATGAACGTCGAACTTGAGTTACCGACACAGCCGATTGCAGCAACAGATCGTATTCCGAGGCTTGCGACAGAACTTGAGGTCCCAGATCATGTTCGTCGACTAGCGCTCGAGCTCGCACAGGAGGCACGCGAACGCGGATTGACGATCGGCTACCGGCCGAGTGGCGTCGCAGCGGGGTGTCTCTATCTCGCGGCCCAGCGAGTCGGTTTGTGTCTTTCCCAGCAGCGGATCGCCGATATCGCAGGAACATCCCAAACACGCTCCGCAGTCGGCAAGACGACTTACTCGAGATCGATCCCTGAGTCTGATCATCGCAACCCAGATGAGACGCTTGTAACGAGTAGTTGGTAG
- a CDS encoding TRAM domain-containing protein yields MVKIPNSLRSLFSAPIEEQDGTYIIEVPSSEVDHKALSANETYRVAILESPASTESSMQQGPQQPPSQETVSRAPSEPPVDEGEVRDVTIKTVGNQGDGIAKVERGYVVIVPGSQPGDEPTVEIEQVQENVAFASIVDSDPRAL; encoded by the coding sequence ATGGTCAAGATCCCTAATTCCCTTCGCTCTCTGTTCAGCGCTCCAATCGAAGAGCAAGATGGGACGTACATTATTGAAGTTCCTTCGAGTGAAGTCGATCATAAAGCGTTGTCAGCTAACGAAACGTATCGCGTAGCGATTCTTGAGTCTCCTGCCTCGACAGAGTCATCGATGCAACAGGGGCCACAGCAACCGCCTTCTCAGGAGACCGTGAGTCGCGCCCCGTCAGAACCCCCTGTCGATGAAGGCGAAGTGCGTGATGTAACAATTAAGACTGTCGGCAATCAGGGCGACGGTATTGCAAAAGTCGAACGTGGCTACGTCGTGATTGTCCCCGGTTCCCAACCTGGTGACGAGCCGACCGTCGAAATCGAGCAGGTTCAGGAGAACGTCGCGTTTGCGAGCATCGTCGATAGCGATCCACGAGCACTCTAA
- a CDS encoding cell division protein FtsZ, whose protein sequence is MAQAGEWERATLVEHVRDAHGDEPESVEQVYPDLREEVFAPEPPEDDSTGNETRSGPAKSTETLSEDLLDSTYGKKWFLVGVGGAGNNILDAILLRRETLAENNERRARIWEGGLAGYGLLNTNVSELEQTYYAQEEKGYSRNDLLPNCIIGFGRHDYAGAGYRWDIGKELMEADFEGDSDPFRERWDMKIERIQDSQAVMFVHSVTKGTGCGATPVVADNLRSDVLEDDTVVPKPLFSSVVIPSEGTEYSEFGGRAKVNGVVGLARTSRAVDAIIPFDNNCLENVQADIRPQIDRLAEYNPPQYTEINRPLVAFLEAFTMSSVPQFLDQDATMSIMGDVFDPADSFRPVEDKYQLNPDVSFTPAVILAPILGRSRASVIDRSKLEILVRNALFQNKLAEFDPTTAWGGTFLVYGPPEKMDAVSDFVGDGTLTEIISGEEFLDAGNVSGIETVDVHVKQLVTPDLDDVHLWGTLWNPEMPSLSEMYDQAQRLKQEGNSEQAENVREEWDAVEALFSALGRENMA, encoded by the coding sequence ATGGCGCAGGCGGGCGAGTGGGAGCGGGCGACCCTCGTCGAACACGTCCGAGACGCACACGGCGACGAGCCGGAGTCCGTCGAACAGGTGTATCCAGACCTGCGCGAGGAGGTGTTCGCTCCGGAACCACCCGAGGACGATTCGACCGGCAACGAAACTCGATCGGGACCGGCGAAATCGACCGAGACGCTCAGCGAGGACCTGCTCGATAGCACCTATGGGAAGAAGTGGTTTCTCGTCGGCGTCGGCGGCGCGGGGAACAATATTCTCGATGCGATCTTGCTCCGTCGCGAGACGCTGGCGGAGAACAACGAGCGCCGCGCTCGGATCTGGGAGGGCGGACTCGCCGGTTACGGGCTCCTGAACACGAACGTCAGCGAACTCGAGCAGACCTACTACGCACAGGAGGAGAAGGGCTACAGCCGCAATGACCTGTTGCCGAACTGTATCATCGGGTTCGGCCGCCACGATTATGCAGGCGCCGGCTATCGGTGGGACATCGGCAAGGAGTTGATGGAGGCCGATTTCGAGGGCGACTCCGACCCCTTCCGAGAGCGCTGGGACATGAAAATAGAACGGATTCAGGACTCGCAGGCCGTAATGTTCGTCCACAGCGTCACGAAGGGGACCGGCTGCGGTGCGACGCCGGTCGTCGCCGATAACCTCAGATCCGACGTCCTCGAGGACGACACGGTCGTCCCGAAACCGCTTTTCAGCAGCGTCGTCATTCCGTCGGAGGGTACCGAGTACTCGGAGTTCGGCGGCCGCGCGAAGGTAAACGGCGTCGTCGGACTCGCGCGCACCTCCCGAGCGGTCGACGCGATCATCCCGTTCGATAACAACTGCCTCGAGAACGTTCAGGCGGACATCCGGCCGCAGATCGACCGGCTTGCGGAGTACAACCCGCCGCAGTATACGGAGATAAACCGACCGCTCGTCGCGTTCCTCGAGGCGTTTACCATGTCATCAGTGCCGCAGTTCCTCGATCAGGACGCGACGATGTCGATCATGGGCGACGTGTTCGATCCGGCCGACAGCTTCCGGCCGGTCGAGGACAAGTATCAGCTGAATCCCGACGTGTCGTTCACGCCGGCGGTGATCCTCGCGCCGATACTGGGGCGATCACGTGCGAGCGTGATCGATCGGTCGAAACTCGAGATTCTCGTCCGGAATGCGCTGTTTCAGAACAAACTGGCCGAGTTCGATCCGACGACCGCCTGGGGCGGGACGTTCCTCGTGTACGGTCCTCCCGAAAAGATGGACGCCGTGTCGGATTTCGTCGGCGACGGGACGCTGACGGAGATCATCTCCGGCGAGGAGTTCCTCGACGCGGGCAACGTCTCGGGAATCGAAACCGTCGACGTCCACGTCAAACAACTCGTGACGCCGGACCTCGACGACGTCCACCTCTGGGGGACGCTGTGGAATCCGGAGATGCCGTCGCTGTCGGAGATGTACGATCAGGCCCAGCGACTCAAGCAGGAGGGCAACAGCGAACAGGCCGAAAACGTCCGCGAGGAGTGGGACGCGGTCGAGGCGCTGTTTTCGGCGCTCGGTCGGGAGAACATGGCGTAA
- a CDS encoding PH domain-containing protein: MAGLSVGGGGRTVIMGIGMLLFLNVYLARRRSRYIVTNQRVKKKTGLLSTSTGETRLSNINGISTGSGILEGLVGKGTVSITDAAGETFPIKGVGDYEKLARTLRERHQQSMQPGRGHGAAAQPGPGPAQHRGGSAPVRQAQQGADGGQNSSQSGDRAAAESTEAADSPKDRCLECGSRVDAGVSFCPECGADDPFTPSTSDGTDETAAETDTEPAPERDTPTHPIASIAESVAKRCRPDSSAATELCQTLSAEETDERRLEDALEAAVDTLETAATVTDAVERVDDPTERRQLESARRTITGERGRLPAEIEPILDRTIAVSEDLEACEREREQLREAADAVCQAARRNTRVKLRSGDVTDRTVAVAEAIEDGDLGGDSTEPIIPAVAGELERSMQPESSQSRELLETLEKPESDGVEAVLRSTVDSLDSYADLRATVADIGERDVRRRLDALDDELGRKDGDVYRHLADRVRELEAMLERDGVTDVQLYAIYQESTFYDRTLLPRLSRSLGGDGEADLERSVADLDDRIDAIEREYIDVRADHNHTIPRHFLSLADDLRAEAQRVDGDSPMRAAGLCSAADEVLGHVEALYERNEYSVMLRRLRG; this comes from the coding sequence ATGGCCGGTCTCAGCGTCGGTGGCGGTGGGAGGACCGTCATTATGGGGATCGGAATGTTGCTCTTCCTCAACGTGTACCTCGCCCGAAGGCGGAGCCGCTATATCGTCACGAACCAGCGGGTCAAAAAGAAAACCGGCTTACTGAGTACGTCGACCGGTGAGACGCGGCTGAGCAACATCAACGGAATCTCGACCGGATCCGGTATCCTCGAAGGACTGGTCGGAAAAGGAACGGTCTCTATCACGGACGCCGCCGGTGAGACGTTTCCCATCAAAGGCGTCGGCGACTACGAAAAGCTCGCCCGGACGCTCCGCGAACGGCATCAGCAATCCATGCAACCGGGCCGCGGTCACGGGGCGGCCGCTCAGCCCGGTCCCGGTCCGGCCCAGCACCGCGGCGGTTCGGCCCCGGTGCGGCAGGCACAACAAGGGGCCGACGGCGGTCAGAACAGCTCTCAATCCGGCGACCGAGCGGCAGCCGAGTCGACCGAGGCCGCCGACAGTCCCAAGGACCGCTGTCTCGAGTGCGGCTCCCGCGTCGACGCGGGCGTGAGTTTCTGTCCGGAATGCGGGGCCGACGATCCGTTCACGCCGTCGACGAGCGACGGGACCGACGAGACGGCGGCCGAGACCGACACCGAGCCTGCGCCCGAACGCGACACACCGACGCATCCGATCGCCTCGATCGCGGAGTCGGTCGCCAAGCGCTGCCGGCCGGACTCGAGCGCTGCGACGGAGCTGTGTCAGACGCTGTCGGCCGAGGAGACCGACGAGCGGCGGCTCGAGGACGCCCTCGAAGCGGCGGTCGATACGCTCGAGACGGCTGCCACGGTGACCGACGCCGTCGAGAGGGTCGACGATCCCACCGAACGCCGGCAGCTGGAGTCCGCGCGCCGGACGATCACCGGCGAGCGCGGCCGCCTGCCCGCCGAGATCGAACCGATCCTCGATCGGACGATCGCAGTCAGCGAGGACCTTGAGGCGTGTGAACGCGAACGCGAACAGCTCCGAGAGGCCGCCGACGCGGTCTGTCAGGCCGCGAGACGGAATACGCGCGTAAAGCTCCGAAGCGGGGACGTCACCGACCGGACGGTCGCGGTGGCCGAAGCGATCGAGGACGGCGATCTTGGCGGCGACTCGACCGAACCGATCATCCCGGCAGTCGCCGGCGAACTCGAGCGCTCCATGCAACCGGAGTCGTCCCAATCCCGAGAACTGCTCGAGACGCTGGAGAAGCCGGAGTCCGACGGCGTCGAAGCGGTGTTGCGATCGACGGTCGATTCCCTCGATTCCTACGCGGACCTGCGGGCCACCGTCGCCGACATCGGCGAGCGCGACGTTCGGCGACGACTCGACGCCCTCGACGACGAACTTGGGCGGAAGGATGGCGACGTCTACCGACACCTCGCCGACCGCGTGCGGGAACTCGAGGCGATGCTCGAGCGCGATGGCGTCACGGACGTGCAGCTGTACGCGATCTACCAGGAGTCGACATTCTACGATCGGACGCTGTTGCCGCGGCTGTCCAGATCGCTGGGCGGCGACGGCGAGGCCGACCTCGAGCGGTCGGTCGCCGATCTCGATGATCGGATCGACGCGATCGAGCGCGAGTACATCGACGTCCGAGCCGATCACAACCACACCATTCCGCGGCACTTCCTCTCGCTGGCCGACGACCTCCGGGCGGAGGCTCAACGCGTCGACGGCGACAGCCCGATGCGTGCGGCCGGCCTCTGCTCGGCGGCCGACGAGGTGCTCGGCCACGTCGAAGCGCTCTACGAGCGAAACGAGTACAGCGTCATGCTCCGGCGGCTCCGCGGGTAG
- a CDS encoding cell division protein FtsZ, with amino-acid sequence MTYLFVGAGQAGGAIVDAIFDYTDDSLLGMFDSADISTLGRPLVFNSTMRDLQNLSNVPAEDQYGIAEQHGLVQGTEPGFEEMVTGGFGRNPVDADEVMAEHAPQIQTILGEKFDPSFANEAAFANETAFDDDSVDEDAPLDEDGENDMPDDEDTPLDEGDEDDAPAETLSEPAVEPTGSGVQFAFLFLGLGGGTGCGIGPHLAREIKAFTDGRTKVVAVAVLPNTQSADAVGGADDGDDVSAGRQAWNARYGLDRLEDEVDGIILIDNQRISYLDSAGGEFGEYNEYVAASIYDLVAGPVLSGINPSAVEGIDTPDIDVRDIVTSLSFGVAGEETEPGYAAIGRSVTMTRSLPGYLLPFVGKRDIDSAALSRLSAAKQSLAKADIGDSQKAISLIRAPKSNLGTGSHSIEIGTVKEYLERSSKLSEVNLGVAMSDRNLASVTTLLTYRRDDLDRLADIEAAAEAYEEETEELLA; translated from the coding sequence ATGACGTACCTGTTCGTTGGGGCTGGACAAGCAGGGGGAGCGATCGTCGATGCGATATTCGATTACACCGACGATTCACTGCTGGGGATGTTCGACTCGGCCGACATTTCGACGCTCGGCCGGCCGCTGGTGTTCAATTCGACGATGCGGGACCTCCAGAACCTCTCGAACGTTCCAGCCGAAGACCAGTACGGAATCGCGGAGCAACACGGCCTCGTCCAGGGGACCGAACCCGGGTTCGAGGAGATGGTAACTGGCGGGTTCGGCCGGAACCCGGTCGACGCCGACGAGGTGATGGCAGAGCACGCGCCACAGATTCAGACGATCCTCGGCGAGAAATTCGACCCGTCGTTCGCGAACGAGGCGGCGTTTGCAAACGAGACGGCGTTCGACGACGACTCGGTTGACGAGGACGCGCCGCTCGACGAGGACGGCGAGAACGATATGCCGGACGACGAGGATACGCCGCTCGACGAGGGCGATGAGGACGACGCGCCGGCCGAGACGCTCTCGGAACCGGCGGTCGAGCCGACGGGATCGGGCGTCCAGTTCGCGTTCCTGTTTCTCGGACTCGGCGGCGGAACCGGCTGCGGAATCGGCCCGCATCTCGCTCGCGAGATCAAAGCGTTCACCGACGGGCGGACAAAGGTGGTCGCGGTGGCGGTGTTGCCGAACACACAGAGCGCCGACGCGGTCGGTGGGGCCGACGACGGCGACGACGTTAGCGCCGGCCGACAGGCCTGGAACGCGCGCTATGGTCTCGATCGCCTCGAGGACGAGGTCGACGGGATCATCCTGATCGACAACCAGCGAATCTCCTATCTCGACTCGGCGGGCGGAGAGTTCGGGGAGTACAACGAGTACGTCGCCGCGTCGATCTACGATCTGGTCGCCGGACCGGTGTTGAGCGGGATCAATCCCAGTGCGGTCGAGGGTATCGATACGCCCGACATCGACGTTCGGGACATCGTCACATCGCTCTCCTTCGGCGTCGCCGGCGAGGAGACGGAACCGGGTTACGCCGCGATCGGCCGCTCGGTGACGATGACGCGATCGCTGCCGGGGTATCTGTTGCCGTTCGTCGGCAAGCGTGATATCGACAGCGCCGCGCTGTCGCGGCTGTCGGCTGCCAAGCAGTCGCTCGCGAAGGCCGACATCGGCGATTCTCAGAAGGCGATTTCACTGATCAGGGCGCCGAAATCGAACCTCGGTACCGGGAGCCACAGCATCGAGATCGGGACGGTCAAGGAGTACCTCGAGCGGAGCAGCAAGCTGAGCGAGGTGAATCTCGGAGTCGCGATGAGCGACCGGAACCTCGCGTCGGTGACGACGCTGCTGACCTACCGTCGCGACGACCTCGACCGGCTCGCGGACATCGAAGCGGCCGCCGAGGCTTACGAGGAGGAGACGGAGGAGTTGCTCGCATGA